One segment of Rosa chinensis cultivar Old Blush chromosome 6, RchiOBHm-V2, whole genome shotgun sequence DNA contains the following:
- the LOC112171283 gene encoding uncharacterized protein LOC112171283, with the protein MLVENPRHWHETLYETLWAYRTSKRSPTTTTPYALMFRHDAVLPLEVNVQSLRVQDQHHLIGEDYVQAMWQEHEDLSDKRLEALDSLVMEKQRIARAYDKRTRGRSYKEGELVWKAILPLGEKLTGHGKWTPRWEGPFVVHRILECGAFHLKDLEDDLHRNPINGRFLKKYYPSVWEFEDPPA; encoded by the coding sequence ATGCTTGTTGAGAACCCTCGCCACTGGCATGAAACATTGTATGAGACACTATGGGCTTATCGTACTTCCAAGCGAAGCCCTACTACTACCACCCCCTATGCGTTGATGTTTCGCCACGATGCGGTTCTCCCTTTGGAAGTGAATGTTCAGTCCCTGCGCGTCCAAGATCAGCATCACTTgatcggtgaagattatgtccaggctaTGTGGCAGGAGCATGAAGACCTTAGCGACAAGCGCTTAGAAGCTTTGGACAGCTTAGTGATGGAAAAGCAACGCATCGCTCGTGCCTACGATAAGAGGACGCGCGGCCGCAGTTACAAAGAGGGTGAACTGGTTTGGAAGGCGATTTTGCCATTGGGCGAGAAGTTGACTGGCCATGGTAAGTGGACTCCGCGttgggaaggaccctttgtcGTTCATAGAATTTTGGAGTGTGGGGCGTTCCACCTAAAAGATTTGGAGGACGACCTACACCGCAACCCCATTAATGGCAGGttcttgaagaaatattaccccagTGTTTGGGAATTCGAAGATCCACCGGCCTGA